TAAAATAAATCTTTCAATTTCATCCCTCAAGCCAATTCTCGACCCTTAAACCTTTTATCCGATTGAAATGCTTGATATTCCCTGTGACCAGAGTGGCATCATTTACTAAAGATATAGCGGCTATTCTTATATCTGGCTCTGCAAGTAATTCTCCTCTGGTTTCCAATTCTGTTCGAATCCGTCCATATTCTCTTGCTGTGTTTTCATCAAATGAAAGAATTCCACATAGAGAAGGGAATACTTCTTCTTCTATCTTTTTTATAATGAGCTGAGGA
This genomic window from bacterium contains:
- a CDS encoding type II toxin-antitoxin system VapC family toxin; the encoded protein is MKYLFDTDILSNLMKRNPSSALIERLKDLPPQFQYTSSITVGEMYYGAFKSPYPQLIIKKIEEEVFPSLCGILSFDENTAREYGRIRTELETRGELLAEPDIRIAAISLVNDATLVTGNIKHFNRIKGLRVENWLEG